One genomic window of Trichlorobacter lovleyi includes the following:
- a CDS encoding helix-turn-helix domain-containing protein, giving the protein MTDIKAQIKEFRIGEKIRGQRQQRRLTLQELSELTGLSKPLLSQIENEQVVPPLATLLKISRGLKVDIHFFFEDEGNRQRLVLTRGDDLRPDLQRQAVNAENRPYTYHSLAHGMRQKHMEPFLVEVKNSTWDDKLFFRHEGEEEFLYVLEGEIDLHYGNEVHRVKSGDSVYYDSSEPHGLVSVGDQKARIVAVLYSK; this is encoded by the coding sequence GTGACGGATATTAAGGCACAAATCAAGGAGTTCCGGATTGGCGAAAAGATCCGGGGGCAACGTCAGCAACGGCGTTTGACCCTGCAGGAATTGTCGGAATTGACCGGCCTTTCCAAACCGCTGCTGTCCCAGATAGAAAATGAGCAGGTGGTGCCTCCCCTGGCTACGTTGCTGAAGATTTCCCGCGGCCTTAAGGTTGATATCCATTTTTTCTTCGAAGATGAGGGCAACCGCCAGAGACTGGTGCTGACCCGGGGGGATGATCTGCGGCCTGACCTGCAGCGTCAGGCGGTCAATGCCGAAAACCGGCCTTACACCTACCACTCCCTGGCCCATGGCATGCGCCAGAAGCATATGGAACCGTTTCTGGTGGAGGTGAAAAACTCAACCTGGGATGACAAACTCTTTTTCCGGCATGAAGGGGAGGAGGAGTTCCTCTATGTGCTGGAGGGGGAGATTGACCTGCATTACGGCAACGAAGTCCACCGGGTGAAAAGCGGCGACAGCGTTTACTACGACTCCAGCGAACCCCACGGACTGGTGTCGGTGGGGGACCAGAAGGCCCGGATTGTTGCGGTGCTCTACTCGAAATAA
- the elbB gene encoding isoprenoid biosynthesis glyoxalase ElbB, producing the protein MKKIGVILSGCGFRDGSEIHEAVCALLAIDQAGAEAVCMAPDIELNEMNHCSMELTGAKRRVLVESARIARGKIRNISEVQAAELDALVLPGGFGAALNLCDFGLKGAAASVNPEVARLTREIHAAGKPIGAICIAPALIAAILGKEAAPTLTIGTDPATAAELEKTGAKHQDCPANGFVVDQANRIVTTPAYMLAGRISEVYEGIGKCVKAVVEMA; encoded by the coding sequence ATGAAAAAGATCGGAGTGATACTTTCAGGTTGCGGTTTCCGTGACGGCAGTGAGATCCATGAGGCGGTCTGTGCTCTTTTGGCCATTGACCAGGCCGGTGCCGAGGCGGTCTGCATGGCCCCGGACATAGAGCTGAATGAGATGAACCACTGCAGCATGGAGCTGACCGGAGCCAAGCGCAGGGTGCTGGTGGAATCAGCCCGGATTGCCCGCGGCAAGATCAGGAACATCAGCGAGGTACAGGCGGCTGAGCTGGATGCCCTGGTCCTCCCCGGCGGCTTTGGTGCGGCCCTGAACCTGTGCGACTTTGGCCTGAAAGGGGCTGCGGCCTCGGTCAACCCGGAAGTGGCCCGCCTGACACGGGAGATCCATGCTGCCGGGAAACCGATCGGCGCCATCTGCATTGCACCGGCCTTGATCGCCGCCATCCTGGGTAAAGAGGCAGCCCCAACCCTGACCATCGGCACTGATCCTGCCACTGCTGCAGAGCTGGAAAAAACCGGGGCAAAACATCAGGACTGCCCGGCGAACGGTTTTGTGGTGGATCAGGCCAACAGGATCGTGACCACCCCTGCCTACATGCTGGCAGGACGGATTTCCGAGGTGTATGAAGGGATCGGGAAGTGCGTCAAGGCCGTGGTTGAGATGGCCTGA